In Klebsiella aerogenes, the DNA window GCCTGCGGCAACCGCGGCTGTCTGGAAACCGTCTGCTCCGGCATCGCGCTCAAACGCTGGTACGAACAGCAGCCGCGGGATTATGCGATCGACGAACTGTTCACCCACGCGGTGCAGGAGCCCTTCATCCAGACATTATTGCGCCATGCCGCCCGCGCCATCGCCACCAGCATCAATTTGTTCGACCCCGATACGGTAATTCTCGGCGGCGGCGTCATGGACATGGCGGATTTCCCGCGTGAAACGTTGATGACGGCGATCGGGCAGCACCTGCGTCGCCCGCTTCCCTGGCAGGCGGTACGTTTTGTTGATGCCTCATCATCCGCATTTAACGGCGCTCAGGGGGCGGCGACGCTGGCCCGTGTCCGCTACTCGCCGCCCGTAGCGCCTGCGCCAGCTGTATACGGGTGAAAGGTTTACGTAGCCGCTCCACGTCCGGCAGGGCCGGGTTATGCGCCGGGCGCAGATCCTGGCCGCTAATCAGCAGCAGCGCCACCGCCGGGAAGCGGCGCTGCGCTTCATGAATCACCTCCGCGCCGCTCAGCCCGCCGGGTAACATTAAATCGCTGATCAGCAGCGCGATTTCCCCGGAGGCCGCCAACATCTGTAGCGCCTGTTCGCCGTTTTGCGCTTCCAGTGTCAGCCAACCCAACTGATGCAGCTGCTCACAGAGCGTCTGGCGCACGTCGGCTTCATCCTCCAACACCAGCGCCAAGCGCTCGCCTGCCGCCATCGGTTCGCTATCCGTCAGCGGCGGCTCGTCTACCGCCACCGTTGTGGCACGCGGCAGCTGTAGCCGCACGGTGGTTCCCTGCCCCGGCGCGCTGTCGATGGCCACACGCCCGCCCGACTGGCGCACAAAGCCGTACACCATCGACAACCCGAGTCCGCTACCGCTGCCGGTTTGCTTGGTCGTGAAGAAGGGCTCGAAGACCTGCGCTTTTATCTCCTGCGACATCCCGCAGCCATGATCAATCACTTCCAGCGCCGCCATATCCTGCCGCCGCCCATCGCTACGGGTGACCCGCTGATTCCAGGTACGCAGCTTTATCACCCCAGACTGCCCTTCCATGGCATCGCGGGCGTTCATCACCAGATTGATTATCGCGTTTTCCAGTTGGCCGACATCGATCCACGCAGGCCAGGCGGGAGACTGCGCCTCAATCTCCAGGCTCAGCGACGAAGGCAGCGAATGGCGCATCAGTTCGCTGAGATTTTCCAGCAACGGCTGTAACGCGACGGCCTGCGGATTGAGCGACTGCTTGCGCGAAAACGCCAGCAACCGCTGAGTCAACAATGCGCCGCGCTCGGCGGCCTTCTGCGCCCGCGAGATCCGCGGCGCATCGCGTTCATCCGGCTGCACCAGTTCGAGGCTGCCGATAATCACCGCCAGTAGATTGTTAAAGTCGTGCGCCAGGCCGCCGGTGAGCTGGCCGACGACTTTCATCTTCTGACTGTGCCGCAGTGCCTCTTCAAGTCCCTGCCGCTCAATGCGGTCGATCTCCAGCTGCGTGGTCTTCTCGCGCAGCAGGCGCGTCGTGTGCTCAAGCGAAGCGGTATTACGGGCGAAGACGTTAAACGCGCGCGCCAGTTCGCCGAGTTCATCGCGCCGTTGCAGGGCCGGAACCGTCACGTTCTGCTCACCGTGCGCCAGCCGCGACATGGCGCCGGAAATGGCGTTCAGGTTCAGGCCGAGATTACGGTAGATGTACCAACCGGCGCAGCCGGTGATCGCCAGCGCCAATAGCGCGGCCAGCAGAATAAAGGTACTGATGGAACTTAACTGCTGATGGCTCAGCGCCGCCCGCGCCTCAGATGCCTGCGCGACCTTGGCCACGTACTGATTAATATCGCCATTCAGCAACGCGACCAGCGCTTTGATGTGAAACATATACCAGCCGATCGCCAGATCGCTCTCTTCGAGCTGTGCCGACAACGGCGCCAGCCTGGCCAGCTCGGCGTTGAAATCCGGCAGGATAAACGCCAACGCCGGGTCCGCGCTGCCCTGCGGTAAAAAGGTTCTTACCGCGTCGAGTTGCAGCACGATCGATCGCGGCGTCGCGGTGTGTATCGCGGCAACGATCAAGCGGTCCATTTCGCTGAGTCGCTGACGATCGATCGCCTGCCTCCCGACACGATCGTTGAGATCCTGCAAATGGCGCAAATAGCTCTGGTTTTGATACAGCGCGCTCAGCAGTTCGTTGCGCTGAAGATGGCGGCGCTGCCCGCGCTCCAGCATCCCGGCCACGCTCTGTTGCAGCTCATTGCTACGGCGAATAATGCTCGCCACCAGCGCCAGCTCCTGCTGGGCTAACGGCGCCGAAGCCAGCTGCGCCAGCGAGCGTTTAAGCGCTTGCTGCGTCTCCAGTAGCCGTTCCGCCTCGCTTTTATACTCCAGCGCGCCCACCACCTGCGACAGCCGCACCGCCGCGGTGGCGACATTCGCGGTATCGCGCGCCAGGTTCATACTGCCGCTCATATCGCTCAGCGTCTGCTGCTGCACCTGTTCCTGCAACTGGCTGGCGTGACGAAAACCGAAGATCGCCACGCCGGCGACCATCAGCGTCACCGCCACCATCAACAGATTAAATGACAGCAGGCGTCCGCGGGCGCTAACAAAAAAGTGCAGGTGGCGAGAGGACATGGCGGCTCCGGTCGGGTGTTTTCTCCCATCATTCCCGGACAACGCCCGGAGGTGAAGAAAATTTAGCGGCGTAACTGTGATCTGCGTTAACTATTCAACATGACACCCAAAATAATTCGAGTTGCAGGCAGGCGGCAAAAGAGTGAATCCCCAGGAGCTGACTCTAGTCAGTGACTGGGGTGAGCGAGTGTAGCCAACGCACCTACAGCTCGAAGGATGACGGGTATATGACAATTATGAATGGCCGATGACATTATTCATTTACGTTGCAGTGATGAAGTGCCGAAATCGACAACTCAGCCAGGAGAGCCAGCATGCAAGGAACACCAGTTCTGTCCATGCGCAACATCGCCAAAGCTTTCGGTAAGTTTTATGCGCTGAAAGGCGTGGATCTGACGGTCTGGCCCGGCGAGATCCACGCGTTGATGGGCGAAAACGGCGCAGGAAAAAGCACGCTGATGAAGATCCTCGCCGGCGCTTACACCGCCACCAGCGGCGAGATCCTGATCGACGGTAAACCGCAGACGATCAAGGGGCCGAAAGACGCGCTGGCGGCGGGGATCACGCTGATTTATCAGGAGATGCAGTTAGCGCCGAATCTGACCGTCGCGGAAAACATTTTCCTCGGCAGTGAGCTCGCCCGCGGCGGGATGACGCAGCGCAAAGAAATGCTGGTGCAGGCGCAGGCGGTCATCGACCGGCTCGGTGCGCAATTCAAAGCCAGCGATCGCGTGATGAAACTGACTATCGCCGAGCAGCAACAGGTGGAAATCGCCCGCGCGCTGCACCGCAACAGCCGCATTCTGGTGATGGATGAACCCACCGCCGCCCTCTCCTCGCGAGAAACCCAGCGCCTGTTTGAGCTGATTCTGCGCCTGCGCGATGAGGGGATGGCGATTATCTATATCAGCCACCGCATGGCGGAAGTGTATGAACTCTCCGATCGCGTCAGCGTGCTGCGCGACGGCCAGTACGTCGGCAGCCTGACCCGCGACCACCTTAGCGCGCCCGAATTAGTGCGCATGATGGTCGGCCGCCCGCTCAGCGATCTGTTCAACAAAGCGCGCGATATTCCGCGTGGCCAGCCGCGTCTGCGGGTACAGGATCTCACCGACGGCGGCAAAGTCCGTCCCAGCAGTCTGGTGGTGCACGCGGGCGAGATCGTCGGCCTTGCCGGTCTGGTCGGCGCCGGGCGTTCCGAACTGGCGCAGCTGATTTTCGGCGTCCGCAAAGCTACTGGCGGGGTGATTGAAATCGACAGCGAACCGGTCGTCATTCATTCGCCGCGCGAAGCGATCGACCTCGGAATCGGCTTTCTGACCGAAAACCGTAAAGAGCAGGGATTATTTCTCGAACTGGCGGCGCAGGAGAACATCACCATGGCGACGCTGGAGCGCGACGCCAACTGGGGGATGCTCGACCGCAAGAAGGCGCAAACCATCTCCGATGACGCGATCCAGTTGCTTAACATTCGCGTCCCGCATGCGCAGGTGCGCGCCGGCGGGCTTTCCGGCGGCAATCAGCAAAAATTGCTGATTTCGCGCTGGGTGGCGATCGGCCCGCGCATTCTGATCCTTGATGAACCTACCCGCGGCGTCGACGTCGGCGCCAAAAGCGAGATTTACCGCATCATGAACCAGATGGCCCGCCAGGGCGTCGCCATTTTAATGATCTCCAGCGAACTGCCTGAGGTGGTGGGAATGAGCGATCGGGTGTACGTGATGCGCGAAGGCGGCATCGCAGGCGAACTACAGGTCGGTGAAATTAGCCAGGAGAGCATTATGACGCTGGCGACCGGGGTTAACGATACTCACCTAAAGGCAGGGCAAGCATGAGCATACCGAAAGATACCTCCGCGCCGCCGACGGCAAAGTCCGCTTCGGCCAAAAAAATGCTGATGGGCGACCTGATGCAGACCGTCGGCATCTTGCCGATTTTAATCCTGATTGTCGCCGTCTTCGGCTTTATCGCGCCGAACTTCTTCACTGAAAGCAACCTGCTGAATATCACCCGCCAGGCCTCCATCAACATCGTACTGGCGGCGGGGATGACCTTTATCATTCTCACCGGCGGCATCGATCTTTCAGTCGGCTCGATTCTCGGCACCACCGCCGTGGCGGCGATGGTGGTCTCGCTTATCCCACAGTTCGCCTTACTGTCGATTCCGGCGGCGCTGATGCTCGGCATGTTGCTCGGCTTGTTCAACGGCGTGCTGGTCGCCTTCGCCGGGCTGCCGCCATTTATCGTCACCCTCGGCACCTACACCGCGTTGCGCGGCGCCGCCTATCTGCTGGCTGACGGCACCACGGTCATTAACTCCGACATCAGCTTTGAATGGATCGGCAATGACTATCTCGGCCCGGTACCGTGGCTGGTGGTGATTGCGCTGGCGGTGATTGCGGTGTGCTGGTTCATCCTACGCCGCACCACGCTC includes these proteins:
- a CDS encoding ATP-binding protein, which encodes MSSRHLHFFVSARGRLLSFNLLMVAVTLMVAGVAIFGFRHASQLQEQVQQQTLSDMSGSMNLARDTANVATAAVRLSQVVGALEYKSEAERLLETQQALKRSLAQLASAPLAQQELALVASIIRRSNELQQSVAGMLERGQRRHLQRNELLSALYQNQSYLRHLQDLNDRVGRQAIDRQRLSEMDRLIVAAIHTATPRSIVLQLDAVRTFLPQGSADPALAFILPDFNAELARLAPLSAQLEESDLAIGWYMFHIKALVALLNGDINQYVAKVAQASEARAALSHQQLSSISTFILLAALLALAITGCAGWYIYRNLGLNLNAISGAMSRLAHGEQNVTVPALQRRDELGELARAFNVFARNTASLEHTTRLLREKTTQLEIDRIERQGLEEALRHSQKMKVVGQLTGGLAHDFNNLLAVIIGSLELVQPDERDAPRISRAQKAAERGALLTQRLLAFSRKQSLNPQAVALQPLLENLSELMRHSLPSSLSLEIEAQSPAWPAWIDVGQLENAIINLVMNARDAMEGQSGVIKLRTWNQRVTRSDGRRQDMAALEVIDHGCGMSQEIKAQVFEPFFTTKQTGSGSGLGLSMVYGFVRQSGGRVAIDSAPGQGTTVRLQLPRATTVAVDEPPLTDSEPMAAGERLALVLEDEADVRQTLCEQLHQLGWLTLEAQNGEQALQMLAASGEIALLISDLMLPGGLSGAEVIHEAQRRFPAVALLLISGQDLRPAHNPALPDVERLRKPFTRIQLAQALRAASSGHGPASPPPERR
- a CDS encoding sugar ABC transporter ATP-binding protein — its product is MQGTPVLSMRNIAKAFGKFYALKGVDLTVWPGEIHALMGENGAGKSTLMKILAGAYTATSGEILIDGKPQTIKGPKDALAAGITLIYQEMQLAPNLTVAENIFLGSELARGGMTQRKEMLVQAQAVIDRLGAQFKASDRVMKLTIAEQQQVEIARALHRNSRILVMDEPTAALSSRETQRLFELILRLRDEGMAIIYISHRMAEVYELSDRVSVLRDGQYVGSLTRDHLSAPELVRMMVGRPLSDLFNKARDIPRGQPRLRVQDLTDGGKVRPSSLVVHAGEIVGLAGLVGAGRSELAQLIFGVRKATGGVIEIDSEPVVIHSPREAIDLGIGFLTENRKEQGLFLELAAQENITMATLERDANWGMLDRKKAQTISDDAIQLLNIRVPHAQVRAGGLSGGNQQKLLISRWVAIGPRILILDEPTRGVDVGAKSEIYRIMNQMARQGVAILMISSELPEVVGMSDRVYVMREGGIAGELQVGEISQESIMTLATGVNDTHLKAGQA
- a CDS encoding ribose ABC transporter permease, coding for MSIPKDTSAPPTAKSASAKKMLMGDLMQTVGILPILILIVAVFGFIAPNFFTESNLLNITRQASINIVLAAGMTFIILTGGIDLSVGSILGTTAVAAMVVSLIPQFALLSIPAALMLGMLLGLFNGVLVAFAGLPPFIVTLGTYTALRGAAYLLADGTTVINSDISFEWIGNDYLGPVPWLVVIALAVIAVCWFILRRTTLGIHIYAVGGNMQAARLTGIKVWLVLLFVYGMSGLLSGLGGVMSASRLYSANGNLGVGYELDAIAAVILGGTSFVGGIGTITGTLVGALIIATLNNGMTLMGVSYFWQLVIKGAVIIIAVLIDKYRTRHHQSA